One stretch of Amycolatopsis tolypomycina DNA includes these proteins:
- the metK gene encoding methionine adenosyltransferase: MTASSSRLFTSESVTEGHPDKICDAISDSILDGLLSKDPRSRVAVETLITTGQVHVAGEVTTEAYADIPTIVRDVILKIGYDSSAKGFDGNSCGVNVAIGSQSPDIAQGVDTAYESRVESDDDEINRQGAGDQGLMFGYACSDTPELMPLPIALAHRLSKRLTAVRKDGVLPYLRPDGKTQVTIEYAGDQPVRLDTVVVSSQHADGIDLEKMLSVDVKEHVVGPEIEALGIDTSNARLLVNPTGRFVIGGPMGDAGLTGRKIIVDTYGGMARHGGGAFSGKDPSKVDRSAAYAMRWVAKNVVAAGLAQRTEVQVAYAIGKAAPVGLFVETFGTETVDPSKIQQAITEVFDLRPAAIIRDLDLLRPIYAPTAAYGHFGRPELGLPWESTARAEALKAAAGA, encoded by the coding sequence GTGACCGCGTCCAGCAGCAGATTGTTCACCTCGGAGTCGGTGACCGAAGGGCACCCCGACAAGATTTGCGACGCCATCAGCGATTCGATCCTCGACGGTCTCCTGTCGAAGGACCCGCGCAGCCGCGTCGCCGTCGAAACCCTGATCACCACCGGCCAGGTGCACGTGGCCGGCGAAGTGACCACCGAGGCGTACGCCGACATCCCGACGATCGTCCGGGACGTCATCCTCAAGATCGGCTACGACTCCTCCGCCAAGGGCTTCGACGGCAACTCCTGCGGCGTCAACGTCGCGATCGGCTCACAGTCGCCCGACATCGCCCAGGGCGTCGACACCGCGTACGAGTCGCGTGTCGAGTCCGACGACGACGAGATCAACCGCCAGGGCGCCGGCGACCAGGGCCTGATGTTCGGCTACGCCTGCTCGGACACCCCCGAGCTGATGCCGCTGCCGATCGCGCTGGCCCACCGGCTCTCCAAGCGGCTGACCGCGGTCCGCAAGGACGGCGTGCTGCCGTACCTGCGCCCGGACGGCAAGACCCAGGTGACCATCGAGTACGCCGGCGACCAGCCGGTCCGCCTCGACACGGTCGTCGTGTCCTCGCAGCACGCCGACGGCATCGACCTGGAGAAGATGCTCAGCGTCGACGTCAAGGAGCACGTCGTCGGCCCCGAGATCGAGGCACTGGGCATCGACACGTCGAACGCGCGCCTGCTGGTCAACCCGACCGGCCGGTTCGTCATCGGCGGCCCGATGGGCGACGCCGGCCTGACCGGCCGCAAGATCATCGTCGACACCTACGGCGGCATGGCCCGCCACGGTGGTGGCGCGTTCTCCGGCAAGGACCCGTCCAAGGTCGACCGCTCCGCCGCGTACGCGATGCGCTGGGTGGCCAAGAACGTCGTCGCCGCGGGCCTGGCCCAGCGGACCGAGGTCCAGGTGGCGTACGCGATCGGCAAGGCGGCCCCGGTCGGCCTGTTCGTCGAGACGTTCGGCACCGAGACGGTCGACCCGTCGAAGATCCAGCAGGCCATCACCGAGGTCTTCGACCTCCGCCCGGCCGCGATCATCCGCGACCTCGACCTGCTCCGCCCGATCTACGCCCCGACGGCGGCGTACGGCCACTTCGGCCGTCCCGAGCTCGGGCTGCCGTGGGAGAGCACGGCCCGCGCCGAGGCCCTGAAGGCCGCGGCCGGCGCCTGA
- a CDS encoding primosomal protein N': MSSSEPAALWDLPEKPPAPQAAPSRARKTPKPGEKAKGAQSPAPERPVARVVVDIPLAHLDRTFDYLVPEKLHETAVPGCRVRVRFAGQLVDGYLIERGETSDYGSKLAFLDRVTSAEPVLPPSLHAVCRAVADRYGGTLSDVLRLAIPPRHAKAEGEPPLAPAAAPAAPDTTAWARYQRGPAFLEALAEAKPANAVWQALPGEDWPRRLAEAAGAVAAGGRGAVLVVPDHRDLTRVHEACAAVVGEDAVVALIAGLGPAERYRRWLAVLRGAVRVVVGTRAAMFAPVHDPGLFAVWDDGDDLHLDPHAPYPHVRDVLMDRAHAAKASLLVGGFARTAEAQLLVESGWAAPVLADRATLRSAAPRVTPVGEDFDVARDEAARVARLPAVAFEAARQAFAADLPALVQVPRRGYVPGLACGNCRTPAHCRRCAGPLALPGGSLDGQPKPPACRWCGVPETAFRCTACGSVRLRAVIVGAKRTAEELGRAFPGVPVRTSGAAEVLASVPGRPALVVCTPGAEPVAEGGYGAALLLDGWALLGRQDLRAGEETLRRWMAAAALVRPAAGGGRVIVGAEAGLAVVQALVRWDPAWHAAQELAERRELGFPPAMRMASVEGSPDAVAGLLDDLPLPESGEVLGPVPIGEVDEEGNADRERALVRVSRAEGRALAASIHAAAARRDARKATEPIRIQLDPLELI; encoded by the coding sequence GTGAGCAGTTCCGAGCCCGCTGCCCTCTGGGACCTCCCGGAGAAGCCGCCCGCACCCCAGGCGGCGCCCTCGCGCGCCCGGAAGACGCCGAAGCCCGGCGAGAAGGCGAAGGGCGCCCAGTCGCCCGCGCCCGAGCGGCCGGTGGCCCGCGTCGTCGTCGACATCCCGCTGGCCCACCTGGACCGCACCTTCGACTACCTCGTCCCGGAGAAGCTGCACGAGACCGCCGTGCCGGGGTGCCGCGTCCGCGTCCGGTTCGCCGGGCAGCTGGTCGACGGCTACCTGATCGAACGCGGCGAAACCAGCGACTACGGCAGCAAGCTCGCCTTCCTCGACCGCGTGACGTCGGCCGAGCCGGTGCTGCCGCCGTCGCTGCACGCCGTGTGCCGGGCGGTCGCCGACCGCTACGGCGGCACGCTGTCCGACGTCCTGCGGCTCGCGATCCCGCCGCGGCACGCCAAGGCCGAGGGCGAGCCGCCCCTCGCGCCCGCGGCGGCGCCGGCGGCACCGGACACCACGGCCTGGGCGCGCTACCAGCGTGGCCCGGCCTTCCTGGAGGCCCTCGCCGAGGCCAAGCCCGCGAACGCCGTCTGGCAGGCCCTGCCGGGCGAGGACTGGCCGCGCCGGCTCGCCGAGGCCGCCGGTGCCGTGGCCGCCGGCGGGCGGGGCGCGGTGCTGGTCGTGCCGGACCACCGCGACCTGACCCGCGTGCACGAGGCCTGCGCGGCGGTCGTGGGCGAGGACGCCGTCGTCGCGCTGATCGCCGGGCTCGGGCCCGCCGAGCGGTACCGGCGCTGGCTGGCCGTGCTGCGCGGCGCGGTGCGCGTGGTCGTCGGCACCCGGGCGGCGATGTTCGCCCCGGTCCACGACCCCGGCCTGTTCGCGGTCTGGGACGACGGCGACGACCTGCACCTCGACCCGCACGCGCCGTACCCGCACGTCCGCGACGTCTTGATGGACCGCGCGCACGCGGCGAAGGCGTCCCTGCTGGTCGGCGGGTTCGCCCGGACGGCCGAGGCCCAGCTGCTCGTCGAGTCCGGCTGGGCCGCGCCGGTGCTGGCCGACCGCGCGACGCTGCGGTCCGCCGCCCCGCGCGTCACACCGGTGGGCGAGGACTTCGACGTCGCCCGCGACGAGGCCGCTCGGGTGGCCCGTCTGCCGGCGGTGGCGTTCGAGGCCGCGCGCCAGGCGTTCGCGGCGGACCTCCCGGCCCTGGTCCAGGTCCCGCGGCGCGGGTACGTCCCCGGCTTGGCCTGCGGGAACTGCCGGACACCCGCGCACTGCCGCCGCTGCGCGGGGCCACTGGCCCTGCCCGGCGGCTCGCTCGACGGGCAGCCGAAACCCCCGGCGTGCCGCTGGTGCGGCGTCCCGGAGACGGCGTTCCGCTGCACGGCGTGCGGCTCGGTCCGGCTGCGCGCGGTGATCGTCGGCGCGAAGCGCACGGCGGAGGAGCTCGGCCGCGCGTTCCCGGGCGTCCCGGTCCGCACGTCCGGGGCGGCGGAGGTCCTGGCATCGGTCCCGGGCCGGCCGGCGCTGGTGGTGTGCACCCCGGGAGCGGAGCCGGTGGCGGAAGGCGGCTACGGCGCGGCCCTGCTGCTGGACGGATGGGCGCTGCTCGGCCGCCAGGACCTGCGGGCGGGCGAAGAGACCCTGCGCCGCTGGATGGCGGCGGCGGCCCTGGTCCGCCCGGCGGCCGGCGGTGGCCGCGTGATCGTCGGCGCGGAGGCGGGCCTGGCCGTGGTCCAGGCCCTGGTCCGCTGGGACCCGGCCTGGCACGCGGCCCAGGAGCTGGCGGAGCGCCGCGAGCTGGGCTTCCCCCCGGCCATGCGGATGGCGAGCGTGGAGGGCAGCCCGGACGCGGTGGCCGGCCTGCTGGACGACCTCCCGTTGCCGGAGTCCGGCGAGGTTCTGGGCCCGGTCCCGATCGGCGAGGTGGACGAAGAGGGCAACGCCGACCGCGAGCGGGCACTGGTCCGCGTGTCCCGCGCGGAGGGCAGAGCCCTGGCGGCATCGATCCACGCGGCCGCGGCCCGCCGCGACGCCCGCAAGGCCACCGAACCGATCCGCATCCAGCTCGACCCGCTCGAGCTGATCTGA
- a CDS encoding DUF3616 domain-containing protein: MGSRRFVFVDNKDPTALFEMTLDPGDLTVERIHRRPLAGVGKGMLRDPEGLARVDVAGEIFLVVGSSLCVVEGNRVCDGLVRVRYTPDGALPAEPMAGFRDWLLARVPALAAAGRREPDDGGLNVEGLAWERNALLFGLRGPARPGRVTLVRVPADVGGPRWTTASLGPPESIDLRLPEAVTAGIRDISGPARTGDFLLLLGRSAGHGDTPFRLGTWNRADDHVTLLDVAFHRSAKPEGVTTFSSGGRQRILIVDDGGGYAVL; the protein is encoded by the coding sequence GTGGGTTCCCGGCGGTTCGTCTTCGTCGACAACAAAGATCCCACCGCCCTGTTCGAAATGACGCTCGATCCTGGCGATCTCACGGTCGAGCGCATTCACCGGCGCCCGCTGGCCGGAGTGGGCAAGGGAATGCTGCGTGATCCCGAAGGCCTCGCCCGGGTCGACGTGGCCGGGGAAATCTTCCTCGTCGTCGGTTCTTCGCTGTGTGTCGTGGAGGGGAACCGGGTCTGCGACGGCCTCGTGCGCGTCCGGTACACCCCTGACGGCGCGCTGCCCGCCGAGCCGATGGCCGGGTTCCGGGACTGGCTGCTCGCCCGCGTGCCCGCGCTCGCCGCGGCCGGGCGGCGGGAACCGGACGACGGCGGGCTCAACGTGGAAGGCCTGGCCTGGGAACGGAACGCGTTGCTGTTCGGCCTCCGGGGACCGGCGCGCCCGGGCCGTGTCACGCTGGTCCGCGTTCCGGCCGACGTCGGCGGACCGCGGTGGACGACCGCGTCGCTGGGGCCGCCGGAATCGATCGACCTGCGGCTGCCCGAGGCGGTGACCGCGGGGATCCGCGACATTTCCGGTCCCGCGCGGACCGGCGATTTCCTGCTCCTGCTCGGACGCTCGGCCGGCCACGGCGACACGCCGTTCCGGCTCGGCACGTGGAACCGCGCCGATGACCACGTCACGCTGCTCGACGTCGCCTTTCACCGGAGCGCGAAACCGGAGGGCGTCACGACGTTCTCGAGCGGTGGCAGGCAGCGGATCCTGATCGTCGACGACGGCGGCGGTTACGCGGTTCTTTGA
- a CDS encoding CotH kinase family protein: protein MGSQEQRALDSLYAVDNVLTIDITMPQADWDAVRTEQPAGGVCNFDWTGGSRYTWRKATSVELSGTKFPARAKFADVGIKKKSFCGSISSGKPCLHIDFGKFLDANKAPIRELIGSRYLTLNNSVQDLSYVRQLLGYKLFALAGLPHSRGNYARVLVNGTPIGQGVAGVNSPGVFVNVEPIMPRYLERNFGHVNGNLYELEHKDDFVAARVPFIGVESLSQFDDKADLRFAVDHIAAHGVAGASEVFDLGQFAGIYAMEFFLKHWDGYSRNTNNTYVYNDVDAVARPGVDDIDFKLIPWGLDQTLQPARHFRLDTAGLLAKLVRGDAGQRAQVLDRVRRYRDTVFGHRVQQDVLKPMLDAMGTLLAGLGVPDLPAQLTAVRKQLRLATSAGYLCGGLPGTEGAYVRDDVTNECLHESRSETIPAEPGGAEVVHRLRPAQVDDTDLWCFAPLGGGQSVAGKASGRLLHATTTKSGQGHELLCTRGANPPGPAEEFSVTPIDPVGDEFGFSGHFTLTSTRTGLGAAFGTDPTAAGKPRVHQEPSPSKLYFS, encoded by the coding sequence ATGGGCAGCCAGGAGCAGCGTGCGCTCGATTCCCTCTACGCGGTCGACAATGTGCTGACGATCGATATCACGATGCCGCAGGCCGACTGGGACGCGGTGCGCACCGAGCAGCCGGCCGGCGGGGTGTGCAACTTCGACTGGACCGGCGGCAGCCGTTACACCTGGCGGAAGGCGACGTCGGTCGAGCTGTCCGGGACGAAGTTCCCCGCGCGGGCGAAGTTCGCCGACGTCGGGATCAAGAAGAAGTCCTTCTGCGGTTCGATCAGCAGCGGCAAGCCCTGCCTGCACATCGACTTCGGGAAGTTCCTCGACGCGAACAAGGCGCCGATCCGGGAGCTGATCGGGTCGCGGTACCTGACGCTCAACAACTCCGTCCAGGACCTCTCCTATGTCCGGCAGCTGCTCGGCTACAAACTGTTCGCGCTCGCCGGTCTCCCCCATTCCCGCGGCAATTACGCCCGGGTGCTGGTGAACGGCACACCGATCGGCCAGGGCGTCGCCGGCGTCAACAGCCCCGGCGTCTTCGTGAACGTCGAGCCGATCATGCCCCGCTACCTCGAGCGCAACTTCGGTCACGTGAACGGCAACCTCTACGAACTGGAGCACAAGGACGACTTCGTGGCCGCCCGCGTCCCGTTCATCGGCGTCGAGTCCCTTTCGCAGTTCGACGACAAGGCCGACCTGCGGTTCGCCGTCGACCACATCGCCGCGCACGGTGTCGCCGGGGCGAGCGAGGTCTTCGACCTCGGCCAGTTCGCCGGGATCTACGCGATGGAGTTCTTCCTCAAGCACTGGGACGGCTACTCCCGCAACACCAACAACACCTACGTCTACAACGACGTGGACGCCGTCGCCCGGCCGGGCGTGGACGACATCGACTTCAAGCTGATCCCGTGGGGTCTCGACCAGACGCTGCAGCCCGCCCGGCACTTCCGGCTCGACACCGCCGGGCTGCTGGCCAAGCTCGTGCGCGGCGACGCCGGACAGCGGGCGCAGGTGCTCGACCGGGTCCGCCGGTACCGCGACACCGTCTTCGGCCACCGCGTCCAGCAGGACGTGCTGAAGCCGATGCTCGACGCGATGGGCACGCTGCTGGCCGGGCTCGGCGTGCCCGACCTGCCGGCCCAGCTCACCGCCGTGCGCAAGCAGCTGCGGCTCGCCACCTCGGCCGGCTACCTGTGCGGCGGCCTGCCCGGCACCGAGGGCGCGTACGTCCGCGACGACGTCACGAACGAGTGCCTGCACGAAAGCCGCAGCGAAACCATCCCGGCCGAACCCGGCGGCGCCGAGGTCGTCCACCGGCTCCGCCCGGCGCAGGTCGACGACACGGACCTGTGGTGCTTCGCCCCGCTCGGCGGCGGGCAGTCGGTCGCCGGCAAGGCGTCCGGCCGGCTCCTCCACGCGACCACCACGAAGTCGGGCCAGGGCCACGAACTGCTGTGCACGCGCGGGGCGAACCCGCCCGGCCCCGCCGAAGAGTTCTCGGTGACGCCGATCGACCCGGTCGGCGACGAATTCGGGTTCAGCGGCCACTTCACGCTGACGAGCACGCGGACCGGGCTCGGCGCCGCTTTCGGCACGGACCCCACGGCGGCCGGAAAACCCCGGGTCCACCAGGAGCCGAGCCCGTCGAAGCTGTATTTCTCCTGA
- a CDS encoding RNA polymerase sigma factor, with product MKSDGPAASGPQLSRHRRLAELAGSARAGDRAALDELIVTLTPMLWHVARAQGLDRELAADVVQTTWLKFLRSLATIHNPAALTAWLVTVTRREAWKERRKQLSELSEPGDFFEQRLTPAERADTAVLDDDRRDRLWTAVGRLSPRCQQLLRIVAFADRPCYRDVGQALGMPQGSIGPVRGRCLARLRELLETEAEGGWR from the coding sequence ATGAAAAGTGACGGACCGGCCGCTTCGGGGCCGCAACTGAGCCGGCACCGGCGGCTGGCGGAACTGGCCGGGTCCGCCCGGGCCGGTGACCGGGCCGCGCTGGACGAGCTGATCGTGACGCTGACCCCGATGCTCTGGCACGTGGCCAGGGCGCAGGGCCTCGATCGCGAGCTGGCGGCCGACGTCGTGCAGACCACGTGGCTGAAGTTCCTGCGGTCGCTCGCCACCATCCACAACCCGGCGGCACTGACGGCATGGCTGGTGACGGTCACCCGGCGGGAGGCCTGGAAGGAGCGCCGCAAGCAGCTCAGCGAGCTGAGCGAGCCGGGCGACTTCTTCGAACAGCGCCTCACACCGGCCGAGCGCGCGGACACGGCCGTGCTCGACGACGACCGCCGCGACCGGCTGTGGACGGCGGTCGGCCGGCTGAGCCCGCGCTGCCAGCAGCTGCTGCGGATCGTGGCGTTCGCCGACCGCCCCTGCTACCGCGACGTCGGCCAGGCCCTCGGCATGCCGCAGGGAAGCATCGGGCCGGTGCGCGGCCGGTGTCTCGCCCGCCTGCGGGAGCTGCTGGAGACGGAGGCCGAGGGAGGGTGGCGGTGA
- the ggt gene encoding gamma-glutamyltransferase, with amino-acid sequence MPAHRSRTTLVLAVAAVLTAGVAAPATAATPTPKSPVAVGFGGAVASIDADATAIGTRVLRDGGNAVDAAVAVAAALGVTDPFSAGIGGGGFFVYYDAKTRRVHTLDGRETAPKTADENLFVENGKPLPFADAVTSGLSVGVPGTPATWAEALRKWGTRSLAKTLKPAEQLARDGFVVDQTFQTQIANNAARFSAFPSTRSLYLPGGAPPAPGTVFKNPDLAATYAQLERKGVDALYNGPIGADIVKTVQKPPVDPASTLNVRPGKLTAGDLAAYDVIERRPTHTTYQGLDVYGMPAPSSGGLTVGEALNILENFDLKGASKADYLQYFLESTRFAFADRNRWIGDPAFVDVPARELLSQRFADSRACLISKDKAATSPVAPADPRHPASCTAGATAAPTPYEGENTTHLTVADKWGNVVAYTLTIEQEGGSGIVVPGRGFLLNNELTDFSFTPVTPGVPDPNLPGPGKRPRSSMAPTIILDHGRPFFATGSPGGASIITTVLQVILGRVDRGLSLEQAIAAPRASQRNSAAAQVEQAFLDQDQGKLVADLKARGQGFSTAPAEIGAATGVERLRDGRWLAAAEPVRRGQGAAQVVWPANW; translated from the coding sequence ATGCCCGCGCACAGGAGTCGCACCACGCTTGTCCTGGCCGTTGCCGCCGTGCTCACCGCCGGTGTTGCCGCGCCCGCCACCGCCGCCACGCCCACGCCGAAGTCGCCGGTCGCCGTCGGCTTCGGGGGTGCCGTGGCCAGCATCGACGCCGATGCCACCGCGATCGGCACCCGGGTGCTACGCGACGGCGGGAACGCCGTCGACGCGGCCGTCGCGGTCGCCGCCGCGCTCGGCGTCACCGACCCGTTCTCCGCCGGCATCGGCGGCGGCGGGTTCTTCGTCTACTACGACGCCAAGACCCGCCGCGTGCACACCCTCGACGGCCGCGAAACGGCGCCGAAGACCGCCGACGAGAACCTCTTCGTCGAAAACGGCAAGCCGCTCCCGTTCGCCGACGCCGTCACCAGCGGCTTGAGCGTCGGCGTGCCCGGCACGCCCGCGACCTGGGCCGAGGCGCTGCGCAAGTGGGGCACGCGGTCGCTGGCGAAGACGCTGAAGCCCGCGGAGCAGCTCGCGCGCGACGGCTTCGTCGTCGACCAGACGTTCCAGACGCAGATCGCGAACAACGCCGCGCGGTTCTCGGCCTTCCCGTCGACGCGGTCGCTGTACCTGCCCGGCGGCGCGCCGCCCGCGCCCGGGACCGTCTTCAAGAACCCGGACTTGGCCGCCACGTACGCACAGCTCGAGCGCAAGGGCGTCGACGCGCTGTACAACGGCCCGATCGGCGCGGACATCGTCAAGACCGTGCAGAAACCGCCGGTCGACCCGGCTTCGACGCTGAACGTCCGGCCCGGCAAGCTGACCGCCGGCGACCTCGCCGCCTACGACGTGATCGAGCGCCGTCCGACCCACACGACGTACCAGGGACTGGACGTCTACGGCATGCCGGCACCGTCGTCGGGCGGGCTGACGGTCGGCGAAGCGCTCAACATCCTCGAGAACTTCGACCTCAAGGGCGCGAGCAAGGCCGACTACCTGCAGTACTTCCTCGAGTCGACCCGCTTCGCCTTCGCCGACCGCAACCGCTGGATCGGCGACCCGGCGTTCGTCGACGTCCCGGCGCGCGAGCTGCTGAGCCAGCGGTTCGCCGACTCACGGGCGTGCCTGATCTCGAAGGACAAGGCGGCGACCAGCCCGGTGGCCCCGGCCGACCCGCGCCACCCGGCCTCGTGCACCGCGGGCGCGACGGCCGCGCCGACGCCGTACGAGGGGGAGAACACGACGCACCTGACGGTGGCGGACAAGTGGGGCAACGTCGTCGCGTACACGTTGACGATCGAGCAGGAGGGTGGCAGCGGCATCGTGGTGCCGGGCCGCGGGTTCCTGCTGAACAACGAGCTGACGGACTTCTCGTTCACGCCGGTGACGCCGGGCGTGCCCGACCCGAACCTGCCGGGCCCGGGCAAGCGCCCCCGTTCGTCGATGGCCCCGACGATCATCCTCGACCACGGCCGCCCGTTCTTCGCGACGGGCTCGCCGGGCGGAGCATCGATCATCACGACGGTGCTCCAGGTGATCCTCGGCCGGGTGGATCGCGGCCTGTCCCTGGAGCAGGCGATCGCAGCCCCACGGGCATCCCAGCGCAACTCGGCGGCGGCCCAGGTGGAGCAGGCGTTCCTCGACCAGGACCAGGGAAAGCTGGTGGCGGACCTCAAGGCCCGAGGCCAGGGCTTCTCGACAGCCCCGGCGGAGATCGGCGCGGCAACGGGAGTGGAGCGCCTGCGCGACGGCCGCTGGCTGGCAGCGGCAGAACCGGTCCGGCGCGGCCAGGGCGCGGCCCAGGTGGTGTGGCCGGCGAACTGGTAG
- the fmt gene encoding methionyl-tRNA formyltransferase produces the protein MKLVFAGTPDPAVPALRALLDSGRHEVVAVVTRPDAQAGRGRRVVRSPVGALADEHGIEVLTPARAGDPAFLARLAELAPDACPVVAYGALLPQAALDIPRLGWVNLHFSLLPAWRGAAPVQAAIRAGDEITGASTFRIVKELDAGPVYGVVTEAIGATDTAGALLGRLAESGAKLLLSTMDGLADGSLVAREQPAEGVSYAPKVTVDDARVSFADPASAVDRQIRSVSPEPGAWAEFRGERFKLGPVTVLDEPGPPPGEIVVERKRVLVGTATKPLRLGEVQAPGKKRMAATDWARGTRIDQGERLR, from the coding sequence ATGAAGCTCGTCTTCGCCGGCACTCCCGACCCGGCGGTTCCCGCCCTGCGTGCCCTGCTCGATTCCGGGCGGCACGAGGTCGTCGCCGTCGTCACGCGCCCCGACGCGCAGGCCGGCCGCGGCCGCCGGGTCGTCCGCTCGCCCGTCGGGGCACTCGCCGACGAGCACGGCATCGAGGTCCTGACGCCCGCGCGTGCCGGTGATCCGGCCTTTCTCGCGCGCCTGGCCGAGCTCGCGCCCGATGCCTGCCCGGTCGTCGCCTACGGGGCGCTGCTGCCGCAGGCCGCCCTCGACATTCCGCGGCTGGGCTGGGTGAACCTGCACTTCTCGCTGCTGCCCGCGTGGCGGGGCGCCGCGCCCGTGCAGGCCGCGATCCGCGCCGGCGACGAGATCACCGGCGCCTCGACCTTCCGGATCGTCAAGGAACTGGACGCCGGCCCGGTCTACGGCGTCGTCACCGAGGCGATCGGGGCCACCGACACCGCCGGCGCGCTGCTCGGGCGGCTCGCGGAGTCCGGGGCCAAGCTGCTGCTGTCCACCATGGACGGTCTGGCCGACGGCAGTCTCGTCGCGCGCGAACAGCCCGCCGAAGGCGTCAGCTACGCGCCGAAGGTGACCGTCGACGACGCGCGGGTGTCCTTCGCCGATCCGGCGTCGGCGGTCGACCGGCAGATCCGGTCGGTCAGCCCCGAACCGGGTGCCTGGGCGGAGTTCCGCGGGGAACGCTTCAAGCTCGGCCCGGTCACGGTGCTCGACGAACCCGGCCCGCCGCCGGGCGAGATCGTGGTCGAACGCAAACGGGTGCTGGTCGGGACGGCGACGAAGCCGTTGCGGCTCGGCGAAGTCCAGGCACCCGGCAAGAAACGGATGGCGGCCACCGACTGGGCGCGCGGAACAAGGATCGACCAGGGAGAGCGCCTCCGGTGA
- a CDS encoding RsmB/NOP family class I SAM-dependent RNA methyltransferase has product MNDHRERRPSRPQRGRPAPRKEGPRRPPEVDPARQAAFDVLAAVRTKDAYANLVLPDLLRERRITGRDAALATELAYGASRAQGMLDAIIESCAERPLKQTDPAVLDALRLGVYQLLRTRIPEHAAVTSTVDLVRAEAGSWATGFANAIMRKVSEKDEAAWLDELAPDEAADPIGAYALRTAHPRWIARSFAEALGDKGAGLKAALEADDARPEVHLVARPGEISADELAAITGGDPAPYSPYGVRLPAGAGDPADAEPVRERLAAVQDEGSQLCAIAATKVPLDGSDERWLDLCAGPGGKAALLGALAALSGATVDAVEKAPHRAKLVEKATSGLPVKVRVADGRESGLEPGYDRILVDAPCSGLGALRRRPEARWRRQPSDVADLTKLQGELITAAYELLRPGGALTYVVCSPHLAETEGVFAETARRLKAEVLDAREFFPGVPELGDGPYVQLWPHRHGTDAMFCAVLRKP; this is encoded by the coding sequence GTGAACGACCACAGGGAACGACGTCCGTCACGGCCGCAGCGGGGCCGCCCGGCACCGCGCAAGGAAGGGCCGCGCCGCCCGCCGGAGGTGGATCCGGCCCGGCAGGCCGCGTTCGACGTCCTCGCCGCCGTCCGGACCAAGGACGCCTACGCCAACCTCGTCCTGCCGGACCTGCTGCGCGAGCGGCGGATCACCGGCCGGGACGCCGCGCTGGCCACCGAGCTCGCGTACGGCGCGTCGCGGGCGCAGGGCATGCTCGACGCGATCATCGAGTCCTGCGCCGAGCGCCCGCTCAAGCAGACCGACCCGGCGGTGCTCGACGCGCTGCGCCTCGGCGTCTACCAGCTGCTGCGCACGCGCATCCCGGAGCACGCCGCGGTGACGTCCACAGTGGACCTCGTGCGCGCGGAAGCCGGTTCGTGGGCCACGGGTTTCGCGAACGCCATCATGCGCAAGGTGTCCGAAAAGGACGAAGCGGCGTGGCTCGACGAGCTGGCGCCGGACGAGGCGGCCGACCCGATCGGCGCCTACGCGCTGCGCACCGCGCACCCGCGCTGGATCGCCCGGTCCTTCGCCGAAGCGCTGGGCGACAAGGGGGCCGGCCTCAAGGCCGCCCTGGAAGCCGACGACGCGCGCCCGGAGGTGCACCTCGTCGCCCGGCCCGGTGAGATCAGCGCCGACGAGCTCGCCGCGATCACCGGCGGCGACCCGGCGCCGTACTCCCCGTACGGCGTCCGCCTGCCCGCCGGCGCCGGCGACCCGGCCGACGCCGAACCGGTCCGCGAGCGCCTGGCGGCCGTCCAGGACGAGGGCAGCCAGCTGTGCGCGATCGCCGCGACGAAGGTGCCGCTCGACGGCTCCGACGAGCGCTGGCTCGACCTGTGCGCCGGCCCCGGCGGCAAGGCCGCGCTGCTCGGCGCGCTGGCCGCGTTGAGCGGGGCGACCGTCGACGCCGTGGAGAAGGCGCCGCACCGCGCGAAGCTCGTCGAGAAGGCCACGAGCGGGCTGCCGGTGAAGGTGCGCGTCGCCGACGGACGCGAGAGCGGCCTGGAGCCGGGCTACGACCGGATCCTCGTTGACGCGCCGTGCAGCGGACTCGGCGCGCTGCGGCGCCGGCCGGAGGCGCGCTGGCGCCGTCAGCCGTCCGACGTCGCGGACCTGACGAAGCTGCAGGGCGAGCTGATCACCGCCGCGTACGAGCTGCTGCGGCCCGGTGGCGCGCTGACCTACGTCGTCTGCTCGCCGCACCTGGCCGAGACCGAAGGCGTCTTCGCGGAGACGGCGCGGCGGCTGAAGGCCGAGGTGCTGGACGCGCGCGAGTTCTTCCCCGGCGTCCCGGAGCTCGGTGACGGGCCGTACGTCCAGCTGTGGCCGCACCGCCACGGCACGGACGCGATGTTCTGCGCCGTGCTGCGCAAACCGTGA